The genomic region TTAAAAGTCGCAAGGTTCACTGCATCAAACGCTATACTTGTTATAATGCAGGACACAATTTTCAAGTATAGCAGATGAGGCAGTGGACAGTTAACCTCTAGGTCACAATTGAGATGGCATCTAACAATACTCAGCCACTCTAGGTTACAGCAGTTTGACAGCATATGTAGAATTTCCTTCCCACTGACATTCACTAAGTTAAGGTCAAGCTTCTGTAGGTTAGGGAAACCTCTGAACTGCATTGGTGGCTGGAAATCTACAAAACTAAGATGTATTTTCTGCAGACGGCATATACTTTCCTTGTCTAAAAGCTCAAATGGGAATCTGTAGCGATCATCACGGCCTACAAGTTGACGCTCTTCTGGTGCTAAATCAAAAACTAGTGCCTTTGTCCCAGATGATACTGCGAAACGGACCCAATTATCAAGATATTCCACCAACATGCAGTTCAGCTCAATTTTGATTGCGAGCTCTTCAACAAACTTGCCACGGCACTGTTCCAAGACCCTATTAACAATGTGAATGAACAGGGGAGTATATACTTGTTTCCCATGATTTTTCTTGTTGCATAATGTATTTCCATCGAAACTCAGTTTAGGACAATCTGTCCACAAGTATCTCCATTGCCTTGACAAGGCACTGGTCCTAACAGCCGCATCTAGAGGCAACATTGAAAAAATTGTCCAAAGTAAGCCCTGCAGAAAAATGATACATCATGGTTGCAGGCAAGTAAAAATCAGTAATCTGCAACCAAGAGACGAGCTGGAGCGCAAGATTTTAACAAAGTACCTCTGGAAGGTCTCGAAGCACATCAGTCGGTGGGTCCTTTGCATCATCACAGAAGTAGTCAGACATAACTCCGCACAGCAGAAGGCCACACATTTTACACTGATCACTTGCTACGATTCCCTTGGCATGGATTGCTCCGCAGAGCAGAATGCTCAGGAGCTGGAACCGGCCATTGGCTATCTGCTTTTGAACAAACGATTTATGCTGCCATATGTGCTCCAATATAGCTCTGAAAGCCAGGATGATCAACGGTTCAAACCGGTGGCCTGctatcctgctgctgctgctgcttcttgggTGGTCAACATGTGGTTCCTTTGCGTCGTGACAGATGATGTGGTCAGATATAACTCCACATACTATCAGAATGCCACACAGTTTAAACCGATCGCCGGCCGCTATTCCCTTGGCATGGACAGCTCCGCAAAGCAGAATGCTCAGCAGTTGAAACTGACTGCTGCCTATCCGCTTTCGACAGAACGCTTCATGCTGTTGTATGTGCTCGCATAATAAAGCTCTAAAAGCCAGAATGCTCAACGCTTCGAGCTGATGGGTTGccattctgctgctgctgctgccgccgcctcggcATAGTTGCCCTGGACAGCAATGATCTGTCACAGCAGTTGTGAAATTGAGGATGTTCCCCATTCAGAACTGCAATGGACATGGAAAAAAAAAACCCAATTAAATTAAATTCACTGCTACTCTAATACTAGTACCCCTACGGTCCTACTAACATAACAGAGCAAGTGGATTCCAAAAAGATAGTTGCTTCCTTTACtgggggcggcggcggatctgggggcGTCACTGCAGTTTAAGTAAGCATGCTCATCATACCTTGCCGGAATTGCGGACAGCGGGGaagggaacggcgatggtggctgTCGCCGGGCGCGGAAGGTGGCGACGGACTGTGAACTTTGAGGTCAGCGGCGGCGGAAAACCAATCGCCGACAGTGGGGAAGAAGAAGAACGCACCcaaatttatttccttttttttccATATATATACGGTGATGAGAGACCGAGAGTTTGTTTATCGTGGTAGAAACAAAATAACGTGGGCCCAAGAAGGACTCGTCCTCAGATCCTATTTGCGGCCCGcgggtgggccggcccagttcgcggCAGCGCGTGATGCGCGTTCGCTGCTTCGTTATTTCTGctgctttttgttttgtttttcctttctGGTTTTTTCTCTCTGTTCTTTCCAGTCTTTTTACTTTCCTTTCTCTTTAATTAATCTTTAtttctaatggagcagttggtaggctGGTACTCCGATTTGATTTTCGTCCGGTTTTATTTTCTCCCACCTCCCACGGGTTTTCTTATCCATTGGTTTATTTCCACTCCACTCTTTTTCTTTCAAAAATCAGCACTTTCCTGACATTTAGAAACATTATAACCGAACACTTTTCCGGCCATCTCAGGCTATCTGCGTTTGAAACCGTTGGATCATCACTTGTACGCATTTTTGGCCGTCCATCTGGCATTTAATCCCGCGTGGGCCGCTGTCCGTACTGGGCCGCTGCTCCGGTGACAATTTTGGGCCCCTGACATTATTTTGGACCTACGCCGCGAGTTT from Triticum aestivum cultivar Chinese Spring chromosome 4A, IWGSC CS RefSeq v2.1, whole genome shotgun sequence harbors:
- the LOC123087512 gene encoding F-box/FBD/LRR-repeat protein At1g13570 → MGNILNFTTAVTDHCCPGQLCRGGGSSSSRMATHQLEALSILAFRALLCEHIQQHEAFCRKRIGSSQFQLLSILLCGAVHAKGIAAGDRFKLCGILIVCGVISDHIICHDAKEPHVDHPRSSSSSRIAGHRFEPLIILAFRAILEHIWQHKSFVQKQIANGRFQLLSILLCGAIHAKGIVASDQCKMCGLLLCGVMSDYFCDDAKDPPTDVLRDLPEGLLWTIFSMLPLDAAVRTSALSRQWRYLWTDCPKLSFDGNTLCNKKNHGKQVYTPLFIHIVNRVLEQCRGKFVEELAIKIELNCMLVEYLDNWVRFAVSSGTKALVFDLAPEERQLVGRDDRYRFPFELLDKESICRLQKIHLSFVDFQPPMQFRGFPNLQKLDLNLVNVSGKEILHMLSNCCNLEWLSIVRCHLNCDLEVNCPLPHLLYLKIVSCIITSIAFDAVNLATFKYKGRAVPIDLSKSSELVCADIWFGRVTFGHAIAVLAKVLTSVQHLTLDTACKPQKIPRLMHHRCEFSQMKYLQLRLVYIEEFDTLSLISFMRSAPFIEKLELHFCFPGYVRLAQELEPIRKLPEHLFNNLKSLHVTGFKACIGQVELLSHMVENAPALEVLSIDNSDKYPLEGHEKNAKTVVDLVHRIVRRYLEGKISPKCTLILL